The Kineothrix sp. IPX-CK genomic interval GAACGGCAACTGGGCGTGGGGACAGATTTCTACAGTAGAAGGCAATACGGTAAAGGAAGAGGATGTTAAATTCATGCCTATCTACACCGGCGTTCCCGGCGAAGAGAATCAGGGACTCTGCACCGGCACAGAGAACTTCTGGTGTGTTAACAGTCAGGCTTCAGAAGCAGATCAGAAAGCGACTTTAGATTTTGTTAACTGGATGATTTCTTCAGATGCAGGCAAGGACTATATGGTTAATTCGTTAGGAAACTCCGCACCGTTCACTACCTTCGGCGATGATGAAAAACCGACCGATCCTCTTGCAAAAGAGATGTATCGTTATATGGAAAACGGAAAGACCAGCGTAACATGGAACTTTACAACCTTCCCCAGCCAGGCATTCAAGGATGATTTCGGCGCAGCTCTTCTCGAGTACTGCAACAAAAATATGACATGGGATGAAGTAAAAGACCTGGTAGTTACGAGATGGGCAGAGGAGAAATCCGCAACGGCACAGTAATTCCTGTTACGGAAAAAGGATTTGATAAATATTTCGATTCAGAGTAGTATATAGACATAAGATTAATATTTTAATGAATATTTGTTTATCAGCAAGTTGAGTAAAGAGACACTTCGCAGCCTCGGCTGCGGAGTGTTTTTCGAAATTTGCGAAGAGGAGGACGGACTATGGAAAAGACATTAAAAAAATATTTTTTGATATTTACCCTTCCTACGGTAATAGCCTTCGCGTTTGCTTTTATTATTCCCTTTGTGCAGGGGGTGTATTTATCTTTTTGTAAATTCACCACGGTAAGCAATGCGAAATGGGTAGGGTTTGATAATTACAAAACGGCCTTCTCCGGCGGGCAGGGATTTACAAGCGCTTTGGGCTTCACAGTGTCATTTACGGTAATCAGCGTATTGACGATCAATTTATTTGCATTTGCGATTGCGCTATTACTTACGAGAAAAATCAAAGGAACGAATATATTCAGAACTGTATTTTTTATGCCGAACTTAATCGGCGGTATTGTGCTTGGCTATACATGGCAGCAGATGATTAATGCTATTTTATATAAATATGAAACGACGATCGTATCCAATGCGACCTACGGTTTTTGGGGCTTAGTGCTCCTTATGAATTGGCAGATGATAGGCTATATGATGATCATCTACATCGCCGGCCTTCAAAATGTGCCGGGAGATTTGATAGAAGCAGCGAAGATTGACGGAGCGACGCCATGGCAGACCTTGATCAAGGTCAAAATCCCGATGGTAATGTCCTCCGTTACGATTTGTTTGTTCTTAACGCTGTCAAACAGCTTTAAGCTGTTCGATCAGAACAAGGCGCTTACTGACGGCGCGCCGATGAAAAAGACACAGATGCTTGCGCTGAACATTTACGAGACCTTCTATGGAAGGACCGGATATGAGGGTGTTGGTCAGGCGAAGGCAGTAGTATTTTTTATCATAGTAGCGCTCATTGCGTTAGTGCAGTTATCGTTTACGAGAAGTAAGGAGGTAGAGCATTGATGACATCGGCAAAAAGCAGATTTTCCAATAAAATATTTTTTGTGTTGTTAAGTGTTTTGACAGTCGCGATACTTTATCCGCTGCTGTTTATTTTAAATAACTCCTTTAAAGGGAAATTTTTCATCAGTAAGGACCCTTTTTCCCTTCCCGATTCGGAGACTTTTGTAGGGCTTACAAACTATGTGAACGGTTTGATCAAGACGGGACTTTTCAAGGCCATCGGCTGGTCGTTTTTCATTACGATCATTTCCGTCGGACTGATCATACTGTTCACCTCCATGACTGCATATTACATTACGAGGGTAAAGTCCAGGTATTCCACGATTCTGTATTATATGTTCGTGTTTTCCATGATCGTACCCTTCCAAATGGTCATGTTTACGATGACCAGCCTTGCGGATAAGTTTCATTTAAGAAACCCTCTGGGAATGTGCTTATTGTATCTTGGTTTCGGGGCGGGCTTGTCCGTATTCATGTTTGCGGGCTTTGTGAAATCCATTCCGTTAGAAATAGAAGAAGCGGCCATGATCGACGGCTGCAATCCGTTACAGACTTTTTTTGGAGTGGTATTTCCGATACTCAAGCCTACGGCGATCACGGTAGCCATTTTAAATGCGATGTGGATATGGAACGACTTCCTTCTGCCCTATTTGGTAATCGGTATCAGTACGCAGTATAAGACGATTCCGGTTGTAGTACAGATGCTCGTGGGCTCTAACGGGAATAAGGATATGGGAGCGCTCATGGCGATGCTGGTATTGTCGATTATTCCCATCGTTATATTCTATCTGACATGTCAGAAATACATTATCGAAGGCGTTGTAGCCGGAGCGGTGAAGGGTTAATGGGAGGAACTATGAGAAAAGGCGGCATTTTATTACCGGTATCGAGCATTCCGTCTAAGTACGGCATCGGTACGTTTTCCAGGCAGGCGTATGAGTTTGTCGATTTTTTGGAAAAGGCAGGGCAGAGATATTGGCAGATACTTCCTCTCGGTCCTACAGGGTACGGAGATTCTCCGTATCAATCCTTTTCCACTTTTGCAGGGAATCCGTATTATATAGATCTGGAGGCTCTCGTTAAGGAGGGATGGATTACCGAAGAGGACTGTAATGCATGCGATTTCGGAAGCGATGACATGTATGTGGATTATGAAAAAATCTACCTGTCGCGGTCGAAAATATTGAAAAAGGCATATAAGAAAAGCAAGATAGCTAAGAATGAGAAATTTCAGGAATTCAAGAAGGAGAATGCACACTGGCTCTTCGACTATGCACTTTATATGGCGGTAAAAAATTCCTTCAAGGGCGTAAGCTGGATAGAATGGGATGAGGATATCAAGCTGCGCAAGGCTTCCGCTATGAAGGCTTATGAGGAGAAATACGCGGAGGAAGTGGAATTCTATGAATTTCAGCAATTCCTTTTCGCGAAGCAGTGGTTTGCATTGAAGGAATATGCCAATAAGAAAAATATAAGTATTGTAGGAGATATTCCTATCTATGTAGCTTTTGACAGTGCGGATACATGGGCTAACCCGGAACTGTTTCAGTTGGATGGCACTTGTACTCCTATCGGGGTGGCAGGCTGTCCGCCGGACGCTTTTTCCGCTACCGGTCAATTGTGGGGAAACCCTCTCTATGAATGGAAATACCACCAAAAAACAGACTATGAATGGTGGATGCGCCGAATCACCTATTGTTATGTGCTTTATGATGTAGTAAGGATTGACCATTTCAGGGGATTCGACGAATATTATGCCATTCCCTACGGCGATCCGACCGCAGAGTTCGGAGAGTGGAAGAAGGGGCCGGGCTACGACATTTTCAAGGTCATGAAAGCTAAGCTTGGCAACAAATCGGTGATTGCAGAGGATCTGGGCTTCCTTACGCCAAGTGTCATCAAGCTGGTAAATAAGACCGGCTATCCGGGGATGAAGATTTTACAGTTTGCCTTCGATTCGAGAGAGGAAAGCGACTATCTTCCTCATAACTACACGAACAATTCCGTAGTCTATACGGGAACTCACGATAACGATACGACAGTAGGCTGGTATACCACCTTTAACAGAAGAGATAAGAACTTTGCCAAGCGATATTTAAACATAAAGACGAAAAAGGATATTCATTGGGATTTTATCCGCGCCGCGTTAGCCAGCGTTGCGGACACGGCGATCATTCCGGTTCAGGATTATCTTGGCCTTGGCTCGGAGGCGAGAATCAATACGCCCTCCACCTTGGGGGATAATTGGAAATGGCGGCTGCTTCCGGGTCAGCTTGACGATGAGCTGGCGGAAAGAATCCGGAAGATAACAAAGCTATACGGAAGAATTTAAATGACGGGGATATAGGAAAAATATGGAGGGATGTATCATGCCTGAAATTACTATTAAGGATATTGCAAAGCAGTGCGGAGTAGGCATCAGTACGGTTTCCAGAGCTATCAATAATCATCCGGACATTAATCCCGAGACGAAGAACATGATTATGGATGTGATAAAGGCTACGGGTTTTGTTCCGAATAACAGCGCGAGGAATTTGAAAAGAATCGATGCAAAAAGCATTGCGGTGCTCGTAAAGGGTATTACGAATCCGCTTTTTTCCGATATGATCAAGGTAATTGAAGAAGAGACGCAGAAGAAAAAGTATTCTCTCGTACTTAAGCATGTAGAGTATTACGAGGACGAGGTGGATGTTGCCTTAGAGCTGGTGAAGGAAAAAAGGCTTCGTGGAATCATTTTCCTGGGAGGCTATTTCTTCCATTCGCAGGAGAAGATCGAGAACCTTACGGTACCTTACATATTCAGTACTATAGGAACTGCTGTGCCGGAGAATATCAGCAGAGTGTTATATTCCAGCATAGCGGTGGACGATAGAAAGGAAAGCTATGTCATGACCGCTCATCTTATCGGTCTTGGACATCGGAATGTAGCGATTCTGTCGGCAGAGTCCGAAATTAACAGTATCGGACAGCTTCGGTTGGAGGGGTACAGGGATGCTCTTTCGGAGGCAGGCATCGCCTTCAATGAGAAACTTGTGCGCCGGGTGGAGGATGACATCGAGCATTATTCCATGGAAAACGGATATATTACGGCGAAAAAGCTCATCGAATCCGGTGAAAAATTTACCGCAATATTCGCCACCGCGGATATGCTGGCGGTGGGAGCATGCAGGGCTCTTTTGGAAGCGGGCATGAGAATCCCGGAAGATGTCTCCGTCGCAGGATATGACGGCATAGACGTAGGGAAATATTATAATCCGGCAATTACTACCATCAAACAGCCGGTTAAGGAGATGGCAAAGACTACCATCAAGCTGCTGTTCGACATCATTGCCGGACGGAAATCCTATGAACACATTGTATTTCCGGCAGAGCTGATCGTGCGGGAATCCACTGGACCGGCGAAGGGCTAAATCAAGTTGGAATTATGGTATCTATGGTCATAGGTCACATCCTCGCCGAACCATTCGGGAGGGAGAAAAGACTCCGCTTCCTCCACCGTGGAGAACTCTACTTCGGCAATAACGAGGGGAGCGTGCGGCTCGTCAAAGATGTCCAGCTCGATGGTAAGTGAAGAACCGCCTGCGGGAATCAAATATCTTCGTTTGGATATCGTATTGCCGTCGCATTTTTCGAGCAGATGATAATAGGATTCTTTGTTTAAAGGCAGGTTGTATTCCTCTCTTGCAAAGAGTCCTTTTCCTTTATAGGTCAGATAATATTCCTCGTCCTGTTTTCTGATCCGGATGACGGGATCTACGTTAAGATAAGCCTGCTCTATATGGTGAGACGGATAAGAACTGAGGTTATCGGGCAATTCTTTTATTGTGAACTTTCTTTCGATTTCCATGCCGTTCATTATGGTGTTTTTTCCTTTCTTAGGGATAGTAATTTTATTATACTATGTCCTGTCTGTAAATGGAAAGCAGCTTATTGACAATTTCTCCGATTTATTCCATAATATTTTGTACAGATACCCCTAAGGGTATGAGAAAGGTATGGTTATTAGTGTGAAAAATGAATTTTTCACACGCAAATTTGTGCCTGCGGCCCAAAGTTTGCAGGCTATGAGAGAGGCATGGTTATTAATATGAAACAGTGTATGGATTCCGATAATCTGCATCGGCGCCTGAGCAAGATCGTTGGTCAGGTACAGGCAATTGACAGAATGGTGGACGAGGATGTTCCCTGTGAAGACATACTTTCACAAATCAATGCGGCGAAATCTGCTCTCCATAAAGTTGGACAAGTGGTTTTAGAGGGTCATATTAACCATTGTGTAAAGGATGGAATCGAGCACGGCGATGCCGACAAGACGATAGCGAGTTTTACAAAAGCGGTGGAACGTTTTGCCAATATGACTTAATCGATCGGAGAGAAAAACCGGCCCAAGTGAAGGGGCCGGTTTTTTAATGAGTCTAATATAGAAATAATTCACGAAACATGCTGTATGTTTGGTATTCTCTTGACAATGTATACCCCTATGGGTATAATATGTACCAATACCCCTATAGGTATATAGCAATATAAGAGGAGGACATATATGATGAAAAAGATAGAAGAACTGTTAGAATGGGGAGGCGTAAAAAAGGATATTACATCGTTGATAATTTCCGCCCTTGCGCTATTGGCCAGTCTTTTGGATTTCAACCCGTTTCCCTTCCCTGTCGTCTGGATTGCCATTATTTTATGCGGCGTACCGATTATTTTAGAGGCACTCTTGGGACTGATAACGGCTTTTGACATAAAGGCGGACGTGCTTGTTTCCATAGCATTGATCGCATCTATCGTTATCGGAGAGACCTTTGCGGCAGGAGAGGTCGCTTTTATTATGCAGCTGGGTGCGCTGCTGGAGAATCTGACTGTAGCGAAGGCGAGAGCGGGAATTGAGAAACTGGTTCGTTTAACACCCAGGACGGCAA includes:
- a CDS encoding sugar ABC transporter permease produces the protein MEKTLKKYFLIFTLPTVIAFAFAFIIPFVQGVYLSFCKFTTVSNAKWVGFDNYKTAFSGGQGFTSALGFTVSFTVISVLTINLFAFAIALLLTRKIKGTNIFRTVFFMPNLIGGIVLGYTWQQMINAILYKYETTIVSNATYGFWGLVLLMNWQMIGYMMIIYIAGLQNVPGDLIEAAKIDGATPWQTLIKVKIPMVMSSVTICLFLTLSNSFKLFDQNKALTDGAPMKKTQMLALNIYETFYGRTGYEGVGQAKAVVFFIIVALIALVQLSFTRSKEVEH
- a CDS encoding carbohydrate ABC transporter permease, whose translation is MTSAKSRFSNKIFFVLLSVLTVAILYPLLFILNNSFKGKFFISKDPFSLPDSETFVGLTNYVNGLIKTGLFKAIGWSFFITIISVGLIILFTSMTAYYITRVKSRYSTILYYMFVFSMIVPFQMVMFTMTSLADKFHLRNPLGMCLLYLGFGAGLSVFMFAGFVKSIPLEIEEAAMIDGCNPLQTFFGVVFPILKPTAITVAILNAMWIWNDFLLPYLVIGISTQYKTIPVVVQMLVGSNGNKDMGALMAMLVLSIIPIVIFYLTCQKYIIEGVVAGAVKG
- the malQ gene encoding 4-alpha-glucanotransferase; translation: MRKGGILLPVSSIPSKYGIGTFSRQAYEFVDFLEKAGQRYWQILPLGPTGYGDSPYQSFSTFAGNPYYIDLEALVKEGWITEEDCNACDFGSDDMYVDYEKIYLSRSKILKKAYKKSKIAKNEKFQEFKKENAHWLFDYALYMAVKNSFKGVSWIEWDEDIKLRKASAMKAYEEKYAEEVEFYEFQQFLFAKQWFALKEYANKKNISIVGDIPIYVAFDSADTWANPELFQLDGTCTPIGVAGCPPDAFSATGQLWGNPLYEWKYHQKTDYEWWMRRITYCYVLYDVVRIDHFRGFDEYYAIPYGDPTAEFGEWKKGPGYDIFKVMKAKLGNKSVIAEDLGFLTPSVIKLVNKTGYPGMKILQFAFDSREESDYLPHNYTNNSVVYTGTHDNDTTVGWYTTFNRRDKNFAKRYLNIKTKKDIHWDFIRAALASVADTAIIPVQDYLGLGSEARINTPSTLGDNWKWRLLPGQLDDELAERIRKITKLYGRI
- a CDS encoding LacI family DNA-binding transcriptional regulator yields the protein MPEITIKDIAKQCGVGISTVSRAINNHPDINPETKNMIMDVIKATGFVPNNSARNLKRIDAKSIAVLVKGITNPLFSDMIKVIEEETQKKKYSLVLKHVEYYEDEVDVALELVKEKRLRGIIFLGGYFFHSQEKIENLTVPYIFSTIGTAVPENISRVLYSSIAVDDRKESYVMTAHLIGLGHRNVAILSAESEINSIGQLRLEGYRDALSEAGIAFNEKLVRRVEDDIEHYSMENGYITAKKLIESGEKFTAIFATADMLAVGACRALLEAGMRIPEDVSVAGYDGIDVGKYYNPAITTIKQPVKEMAKTTIKLLFDIIAGRKSYEHIVFPAELIVRESTGPAKG
- a CDS encoding CYTH domain-containing protein is translated as MEIERKFTIKELPDNLSSYPSHHIEQAYLNVDPVIRIRKQDEEYYLTYKGKGLFAREEYNLPLNKESYYHLLEKCDGNTISKRRYLIPAGGSSLTIELDIFDEPHAPLVIAEVEFSTVEEAESFLPPEWFGEDVTYDHRYHNSNLI
- a CDS encoding metal-sensing transcriptional repressor; this encodes MKQCMDSDNLHRRLSKIVGQVQAIDRMVDEDVPCEDILSQINAAKSALHKVGQVVLEGHINHCVKDGIEHGDADKTIASFTKAVERFANMT